In a single window of the Pseudomonas entomophila genome:
- the ssuB gene encoding aliphatic sulfonates ABC transporter ATP-binding protein: MTVLKEQPPRLLRGIPLAANDLRRTFGQREVLRGVDLHIPAGQFVAIVGRSGCGKSTLLRLLAGLDQPSGGELLAGAAPLAEAREDTRLMFQDARLLPWKKVIDNVGLGLSGNWRPRALEALEAVGLAERAHEWPAALSGGQKQRVALARALIHQPRLLLLDEPLGALDALTRIEMQQLIERLWRQHGFTVLLVTHDVSEAVAVADRVILIEDGAVGLDLVVDLPRPRVRGSHRLAALESEVLNRVLSVPGTPPEPEPVAPLPTHLRWAH; encoded by the coding sequence ATGACCGTGCTCAAGGAACAGCCGCCGCGCCTGCTGCGTGGCATCCCCCTGGCGGCCAACGACCTGCGCCGCACCTTCGGCCAGCGTGAAGTGCTGCGCGGTGTCGACCTGCACATCCCGGCCGGCCAGTTCGTCGCCATCGTCGGCCGCAGTGGCTGCGGCAAGAGCACCTTGCTGCGCCTGCTGGCCGGGCTCGACCAGCCCAGCGGCGGCGAGCTGCTGGCCGGCGCCGCGCCGCTGGCCGAGGCCCGCGAGGACACCCGGCTGATGTTCCAGGATGCGCGCCTGCTGCCCTGGAAGAAGGTGATCGACAACGTTGGGCTGGGGTTGTCCGGCAACTGGCGGCCCCGCGCCCTGGAGGCGTTGGAAGCGGTCGGCCTGGCCGAGCGCGCCCACGAATGGCCGGCGGCCTTGTCCGGTGGCCAGAAACAGCGGGTGGCCCTGGCCCGAGCGTTGATTCACCAGCCGCGCCTGCTGCTGCTGGACGAGCCGCTCGGCGCGCTGGACGCCCTGACCCGTATCGAGATGCAGCAACTGATCGAGCGCCTGTGGCGCCAGCATGGCTTCACCGTGCTGCTGGTCACCCACGACGTCAGCGAAGCCGTCGCCGTGGCTGATCGGGTGATCCTGATCGAAGACGGCGCCGTCGGCCTGGACCTGGTCGTCGACCTGCCACGGCCGCGGGTACGTGGTTCGCACCGCCTGGCGGCGCTGGAGAGCGAAGTGCTCAACCGTGTCCTGTCGGTCCCGGGCACCCCGCCCGAGCCGGAACCTGTAGCCCCTTTGCCCACGCACCTGCGTTGGGCCCACTGA
- the ssuE gene encoding NADPH-dependent FMN reductase has translation MLVVSVGGSPSLRSRSGVLLDRSRDWLQERGVEVVTFQVREFPAEDLLHARFDSPQVRHFNELVAQADGLVVATPVYKASFAGALKTLLDLLPERALEHKVVLPIATGGSIAHMLAVDYALKPVLSALKAQETLQGIFADDGQITYGEGSKPAQLAPALEQRLLDLLETFHSALARRPRPVAPGVLNERLINARWSI, from the coding sequence ATGCTGGTTGTATCTGTCGGTGGTAGCCCCAGTCTTCGTTCACGCTCCGGCGTGCTGCTAGATCGCTCGCGCGACTGGCTGCAGGAGCGCGGCGTCGAGGTAGTGACCTTCCAGGTGCGGGAATTCCCCGCCGAGGACCTGCTCCACGCGCGTTTCGACAGCCCGCAAGTGCGCCACTTCAACGAACTGGTGGCCCAAGCTGACGGCCTGGTGGTCGCCACCCCGGTATACAAGGCATCGTTCGCCGGCGCGCTGAAGACCCTGCTCGACCTGCTGCCCGAGCGCGCCCTGGAACACAAAGTGGTACTGCCGATCGCTACCGGCGGCAGCATCGCCCACATGCTCGCCGTGGACTACGCGCTCAAACCCGTGCTGTCGGCCCTCAAGGCGCAGGAGACCCTGCAAGGGATCTTCGCCGACGACGGCCAGATCACCTACGGCGAAGGCAGCAAGCCCGCGCAACTGGCGCCCGCCCTCGAGCAGCGCCTGCTGGATTTGCTGGAAACGTTCCACAGCGCCCTGGCGCGCCGGCCTCGGCCAGTCGCCCCTGGCGTGCTCAACGAACGCCTGATCAATGCCCGCTGGAGCATCTGA
- the tauC gene encoding taurine ABC transporter permease TauC translates to MSSIELPAGAKQAQRTPPVVKTRKPLPTRWISTLTLTSLLLAWWLVTAAGWIEPLFLPAPGDILAKGWTLLTQGYMDASLWQHLGASLGRIGLALIAATLTAIPVGLAIGYNRVARGILDPLIEFYRPIPPLAYLPLIVIWCGIGELSKVLLIYLAIFAPIAIATATGVRTVDPARLRAAQSLGATQAQLIRHVILPSALPDILTGIRIGLGVGWSTLVAAELIAATSGLGFMVQSAAQFLVTDVVVLGILLIALIAFALEMGLRALQRKLVPWHGQSH, encoded by the coding sequence ATGAGCAGCATCGAATTGCCGGCCGGCGCCAAGCAGGCACAACGGACACCACCTGTGGTGAAAACCCGCAAGCCCTTGCCGACCCGCTGGATCAGCACCCTGACCCTCACCAGCCTGCTGCTGGCCTGGTGGCTGGTGACCGCTGCCGGCTGGATCGAGCCGCTGTTCCTGCCTGCACCCGGCGATATCCTGGCCAAAGGCTGGACCCTGCTCACCCAGGGCTACATGGACGCCAGTCTGTGGCAGCACCTTGGCGCCAGCCTGGGCCGCATCGGCCTGGCGTTGATCGCCGCGACGCTAACCGCCATCCCGGTGGGCCTGGCCATCGGCTACAACCGCGTGGCCCGTGGCATCCTCGACCCGCTGATCGAGTTCTACCGGCCGATCCCGCCACTGGCCTACCTACCGCTGATCGTGATCTGGTGCGGCATCGGCGAGCTGTCGAAAGTGCTGCTTATCTACCTGGCGATCTTCGCCCCGATTGCCATCGCCACCGCCACCGGCGTGCGCACCGTCGACCCGGCCAGACTGCGCGCCGCCCAGTCGCTGGGCGCCACCCAGGCTCAGCTGATCCGCCACGTGATCCTGCCCAGCGCCCTGCCCGACATCCTCACCGGTATCCGCATCGGCCTGGGCGTGGGCTGGTCGACCCTGGTCGCCGCCGAACTGATCGCCGCCACCAGCGGCCTGGGCTTCATGGTGCAGTCGGCGGCGCAGTTCCTGGTCACCGACGTGGTGGTGCTGGGGATCCTGCTGATCGCCCTGATCGCCTTCGCCCTGGAAATGGGCCTGCGCGCCCTGCAGCGCAAGCTGGTGCCCTGGCATGGCCAAAGCCATTGA
- the tauD gene encoding taurine dioxygenase, which translates to MSLTVTPLSPALGAQISGVDISREITVEQRDAIEQALLKHQVLFFREQPITPEQQARFAARFGDLHIHPIYPNVPETPQVLILDTAVTDVRDNAVWHTDVTFLPTPALGAVLSAKQLPAYGGDTLWASGIAAFEALSAPLREMLDGLTATHDFTKSFPLERFGTTPDDLTRWEATRRNNPPLAHPVVRTHPVSGRKALFVNEGFTTRINELNEQESEALLKLLFAHATRPEFSIRWRWQENDVAFWDNRVTQHFAVDDYRPSRRVMHRATILGDAPF; encoded by the coding sequence ATGAGCCTGACCGTAACCCCTCTCAGCCCGGCCCTCGGCGCGCAGATCAGCGGCGTGGACATCAGCCGCGAGATCACCGTCGAACAGCGCGACGCCATCGAGCAGGCGCTGCTCAAGCACCAGGTGCTGTTCTTCCGCGAGCAGCCGATCACTCCCGAGCAGCAGGCGCGTTTCGCCGCGCGCTTCGGTGACCTGCACATCCACCCGATCTACCCCAACGTGCCGGAAACGCCGCAGGTGCTGATCCTCGACACGGCGGTCACCGACGTGCGCGACAACGCCGTGTGGCACACCGACGTGACCTTCCTGCCGACGCCCGCGCTGGGCGCGGTACTGAGTGCCAAGCAGTTGCCCGCCTACGGTGGCGATACCTTGTGGGCCAGCGGCATCGCCGCCTTCGAAGCGTTGTCGGCGCCGCTGCGCGAGATGCTCGACGGGCTGACCGCCACCCATGATTTCACCAAGTCGTTCCCGCTCGAGCGCTTCGGCACCACGCCGGACGACCTGACGCGCTGGGAGGCGACCCGGCGCAACAACCCGCCGCTGGCGCACCCGGTGGTGCGCACCCATCCGGTCAGCGGGCGCAAGGCGTTGTTCGTCAATGAAGGGTTCACCACGCGCATCAACGAATTGAACGAGCAGGAGAGCGAAGCGCTGCTCAAGCTGCTGTTCGCCCATGCGACGCGACCGGAGTTCAGCATTCGCTGGCGTTGGCAGGAGAACGACGTGGCGTTCTGGGACAACCGCGTGACACAGCATTTCGCGGTGGATGATTACCGGCCAAGCCGGCGGGTAATGCACCGGGCGACCATCCTGGGGGATGCGCCTTTCTGA
- the tauA gene encoding taurine ABC transporter substrate-binding protein — translation MIPHAPLRLFAALTLASASWLAQAADLTVAYQTTVDPAKVAQVDGTYEKDSKASIDWRKFDNGADVITAVASGDVQIGYLGSSPLAAAATRKLPVETFLIATQIGAGEALVARDSIKTPQDLVGKKVAVPFVSTGHYSLLAALKAWNIDPSKVQILNLAPPAIIAAWKRGDIDATYVWDPALGVAKENGKVLITSGELAEKGAPTFDAWIVRKDFAAKHPEIVRSFAKVTLDAYADYRKDPKAWLADKDNVAKLVKLSGAKPADIPVLLQGNVYPLAADQADALGAPTTQALTDTATFLKQQGKVEAVLPDYSPYVSAQYLPN, via the coding sequence ATGATCCCGCATGCTCCGCTGCGCCTGTTCGCCGCCCTGACCCTCGCCAGCGCCAGCTGGTTGGCCCAGGCCGCCGACCTGACCGTCGCCTACCAGACCACCGTCGACCCGGCCAAGGTGGCCCAGGTCGATGGCACCTATGAAAAGGACAGCAAGGCCAGCATCGACTGGCGCAAGTTCGACAACGGCGCCGACGTGATCACCGCCGTGGCCTCGGGCGACGTGCAAATCGGCTACCTCGGCTCCAGCCCCCTGGCCGCCGCCGCCACCCGCAAGCTGCCGGTCGAGACCTTCCTGATCGCCACCCAGATCGGCGCCGGCGAGGCGCTGGTCGCCCGCGACAGCATCAAGACCCCGCAGGACCTGGTCGGCAAGAAAGTCGCCGTGCCTTTCGTCTCCACCGGCCACTACAGCCTGCTGGCCGCGCTGAAGGCCTGGAACATCGACCCCTCGAAGGTGCAGATCCTCAACTTGGCGCCACCGGCGATCATCGCCGCCTGGAAGCGCGGCGACATCGACGCCACCTACGTCTGGGACCCGGCCCTGGGCGTGGCCAAGGAGAACGGCAAGGTGCTGATCACCTCCGGCGAGCTGGCCGAGAAAGGCGCGCCGACGTTCGACGCCTGGATCGTGCGCAAGGACTTCGCCGCCAAGCACCCGGAGATCGTCAGGTCGTTCGCCAAGGTCACCCTCGACGCCTACGCCGACTACCGCAAGGACCCGAAAGCCTGGCTGGCCGACAAGGACAACGTCGCCAAACTGGTCAAGTTGTCCGGTGCCAAGCCCGCCGATATTCCGGTGCTGCTGCAGGGCAACGTCTACCCCCTGGCCGCCGACCAGGCCGATGCCCTTGGCGCACCGACCACCCAGGCGCTGACCGACACCGCCACCTTCCTCAAGCAGCAGGGCAAGGTCGAAGCCGTGCTACCGGACTACTCGCCCTACGTCAGCGCCCAATACCTGCCCAACTGA
- a CDS encoding peroxiredoxin, whose product MSLKLGDIAPDFEQDSSAGKIRFHEWLGNSWGVLFSHPADFTPVCTTELGLTAKLKDDFAKRGVKAIALSVDPVDSHHKWIDDINETQNTVVNFPIIADADRKVSDLYDLIHPNASDTLTVRSLFVIDPNKKVRLTITYPASTGRNFNEILRVIDSLQLTDNYKVATPGNWQDGDEVVIVPSLKDEDEIKQRFPKGYRAVKPYLRLTPQPNR is encoded by the coding sequence ATGAGCCTCAAACTCGGCGACATCGCCCCCGATTTCGAACAGGATTCCAGCGCCGGCAAGATCCGCTTCCACGAATGGCTGGGCAACAGCTGGGGCGTGCTGTTCTCCCATCCGGCCGACTTCACCCCGGTGTGCACCACCGAGTTGGGCCTGACCGCCAAGCTCAAGGATGATTTCGCCAAGCGCGGCGTGAAAGCCATCGCGCTGTCGGTGGACCCGGTCGACTCGCACCACAAGTGGATCGATGACATCAACGAGACCCAGAATACCGTGGTCAACTTCCCGATCATCGCCGACGCCGACCGCAAGGTATCCGACCTCTACGACCTGATCCACCCCAATGCCAGCGACACCCTCACCGTGCGCTCGCTGTTCGTCATCGACCCGAACAAGAAAGTGCGCCTGACCATCACCTATCCGGCCAGTACCGGGCGCAACTTCAACGAAATCCTGCGGGTGATCGACTCGTTGCAGCTGACCGACAACTACAAGGTCGCCACCCCAGGCAACTGGCAGGACGGCGACGAGGTGGTGATCGTACCGTCGCTGAAGGATGAAGACGAAATCAAACAGCGCTTCCCGAAAGGGTATCGGGCGGTAAAACCCTATCTGCGGCTGACTCCGCAACCGAATCGTTAA
- the ssuC gene encoding aliphatic sulfonate ABC transporter permease SsuC, whose translation MSRASSSTWPKRLAPWALPILLVAVWQLAVSAGWLSTRILPAPSAVVSAGVERVRSGEIWTHLAISGWRAGLGFLIGGSLGLLLGFITGLSTWGERLLDSSVQMIRNVPHLALIPLVILWFGIDESAKIFLVALGTLFPIYLNTYHGIRNVDPALVEMARSYGLSGFALFRQVILPGALPSILVGVRFALGFMWLTLIVAETISANAGIGYLAMNAREFLQTDVVVLAVVLYAVLGKCADLAARGLERVWLRWHPAYQVAKRQGA comes from the coding sequence ATGAGTCGTGCATCTTCAAGCACCTGGCCCAAGCGCCTGGCGCCCTGGGCCCTGCCGATACTGCTGGTGGCGGTGTGGCAGCTGGCGGTCAGCGCTGGCTGGCTGTCGACCCGCATCCTGCCGGCCCCGAGCGCGGTGGTGAGCGCAGGCGTCGAACGGGTGCGCAGCGGCGAAATCTGGACCCACCTGGCCATCAGTGGCTGGCGTGCCGGCCTTGGTTTTCTCATCGGTGGCAGCCTGGGGCTGTTGCTGGGCTTCATCACCGGCTTGTCGACCTGGGGCGAGCGCCTGCTCGACAGCTCGGTGCAGATGATCCGCAACGTGCCGCACCTGGCGCTGATCCCGCTGGTGATCCTGTGGTTCGGTATCGACGAGTCGGCGAAGATCTTCCTGGTGGCGTTGGGGACGCTGTTCCCCATCTACCTGAACACCTACCACGGCATTCGCAACGTCGACCCGGCACTGGTGGAGATGGCGCGCAGCTACGGGTTGTCGGGCTTCGCGCTGTTCCGCCAGGTGATTCTGCCGGGTGCGCTGCCGTCGATCCTGGTCGGTGTGCGCTTCGCCCTCGGGTTCATGTGGCTGACGCTGATCGTCGCCGAGACCATCTCGGCCAACGCCGGCATCGGCTACCTGGCGATGAATGCCCGGGAGTTCCTGCAGACCGACGTGGTGGTGCTGGCCGTCGTCCTGTACGCGGTGCTTGGCAAGTGCGCCGACCTGGCCGCCCGTGGCCTGGAACGTGTGTGGCTGCGCTGGCACCCGGCGTACCAGGTGGCGAAGAGGCAGGGCGCATGA
- a CDS encoding sulfonate ABC transporter substrate-binding protein, producing MRTVFLRRGLVALFAAAVSFGAITQAQAESLRIGYQKYGTLVLLKAKGSLEKRLAEQGIQVQWTEFPGGPQLLEGLNVGSIDFGVTGETPPVFAQAAGADLLYVAYEPPAPHSEAILVPKGSSIQSVKALKGKKVALNKGSNVHYLLVRALEDAGLTYADIQPVYLPPADARAAFERGSVDAWVIWDPYQAAAEQQLQARVLRDGKGLVDNHQFYLATRGYATQHPAVINTLVEEVRAVGQWSQANPQQVTDQVAPLLGLPADITLTSVKRQGYGATPLTPEVITAQQKIADTFTALKLIPKPLSIKDVIWTPPAKVASAP from the coding sequence ATGCGCACAGTCTTCTTGCGTCGCGGTCTGGTCGCCCTGTTTGCGGCGGCTGTGTCCTTCGGCGCCATCACCCAAGCCCAGGCCGAGAGCCTGCGCATCGGTTACCAGAAATACGGCACCCTGGTGCTGCTCAAGGCCAAGGGCTCGCTGGAGAAGCGCCTGGCCGAGCAGGGCATCCAGGTGCAATGGACCGAGTTCCCCGGCGGCCCGCAGTTGCTCGAAGGGCTCAACGTCGGCTCCATCGATTTCGGCGTGACGGGCGAAACGCCGCCAGTGTTCGCCCAGGCCGCGGGCGCCGACCTGCTCTACGTCGCCTACGAGCCGCCTGCGCCACACAGCGAGGCGATTCTTGTGCCCAAGGGGTCGTCGATCCAGTCGGTGAAAGCGCTCAAGGGCAAGAAAGTCGCCCTCAACAAGGGCTCGAACGTCCATTACCTGCTGGTTCGCGCCCTTGAAGACGCCGGCCTCACCTATGCCGACATCCAGCCTGTCTACCTGCCGCCCGCCGACGCCCGCGCCGCCTTCGAGCGTGGCAGCGTGGATGCTTGGGTGATCTGGGACCCGTACCAGGCTGCCGCCGAGCAACAGCTGCAAGCCCGCGTTCTGCGCGACGGCAAGGGCCTGGTCGACAACCACCAGTTCTACCTCGCCACCCGTGGCTATGCCACTCAGCACCCGGCGGTGATCAACACCCTGGTCGAGGAAGTGCGCGCCGTGGGCCAGTGGTCCCAGGCCAACCCACAGCAGGTCACCGACCAGGTCGCGCCGCTGCTTGGCCTGCCCGCCGACATCACGCTCACCTCGGTGAAACGCCAGGGTTACGGCGCCACGCCGCTGACTCCGGAAGTCATCACCGCGCAGCAGAAGATCGCCGACACCTTCACGGCCCTGAAGCTGATCCCCAAGCCCTTGAGCATCAAGGACGTGATCTGGACACCCCCGGCCAAGGTCGCCAGCGCGCCTTGA
- the tauB gene encoding taurine ABC transporter ATP-binding subunit — protein sequence MALLELERISAQYPGATTPVLADINLSLGPRQLLVALGPSGSGKTSLLNLIAGFVAPSGGRITLDGAPVQGPGAERGVVFQDDALLPWQDVLANVAFGLELADVPRLQRETKAREMLALVDLAGFAERRIWQLSGGQKQRVGLARALAADPRVLLMDEPFGALDAFTREQMQELLLQVWQRTAKPVFLITHDIEEAVFLATELVLLAPNPGRVVERLHLDFGQRYAAGESARAIKSDPRFIETREHVLARVFSQRQESA from the coding sequence ATGGCCTTGCTTGAACTGGAGCGCATCAGCGCACAGTACCCCGGCGCCACTACCCCGGTGCTGGCCGACATCAACCTGAGCCTCGGGCCACGCCAGTTGCTGGTGGCCCTCGGGCCTTCCGGCAGCGGCAAGACCTCGTTGCTCAACCTGATCGCCGGGTTCGTCGCCCCCAGCGGCGGGCGCATCACCCTCGACGGTGCGCCGGTGCAAGGCCCCGGTGCCGAGCGTGGCGTGGTGTTCCAGGACGATGCCCTGCTGCCCTGGCAGGACGTGCTGGCCAACGTCGCCTTCGGCCTGGAGCTGGCCGACGTGCCCCGCCTACAGCGCGAAACCAAGGCCCGCGAAATGCTGGCGCTGGTGGACCTGGCGGGCTTTGCCGAACGGCGTATCTGGCAACTCTCGGGCGGGCAGAAACAACGCGTGGGCCTGGCCCGTGCGCTGGCCGCCGACCCGCGGGTGTTGCTGATGGACGAGCCCTTCGGCGCCCTCGACGCCTTCACCCGCGAACAGATGCAGGAGCTGCTGCTGCAGGTCTGGCAGCGCACCGCCAAACCGGTGTTCCTGATCACCCACGACATCGAGGAAGCGGTGTTCCTCGCTACCGAACTGGTGCTGTTGGCGCCCAACCCCGGGCGTGTGGTCGAGCGCCTGCACCTGGACTTCGGCCAGCGCTATGCCGCAGGCGAGTCGGCCCGAGCGATCAAGTCCGATCCCCGTTTCATCGAAACCCGCGAGCACGTGCTGGCGCGGGTATTCTCGCAACGCCAGGAGTCCGCATGA
- the ssuD gene encoding FMNH2-dependent alkanesulfonate monooxygenase gives MSLNIFWFLPTHGDGKYLGTTEGARAVDHGYLSQIAQAADRLGFGGVLIPTGRSCEDSWLVAASLIPVTERLKFLVALRPGIISPTVAARQAATLDRLSNGRALFNLVTGGDPDELAGDGLHLNHQERYEASVEFTRIWRKVLEGEVVDYDGKHLQVKGAKLLYPPIQQPRPPLYFGGSSDAAQDLAAEQVELYLTWGEPPAAVAEKIAQVREKAAALGREVRFGIRLHVIVRETNEEAWAAADKLISHLDDDTIARAQASLARFDSVGQQRMAALHGGKRDKLEVAPNLWAGVGLVRGGAGTALVGDGPTVAARVNEYAQLGIDTFIFSGYPHLEESYRVAELLFPHLDVQRPEQPKTGGYVSPFGEMVANDILPKSVSQS, from the coding sequence ATGAGCCTTAACATCTTCTGGTTCCTCCCCACCCACGGTGACGGCAAGTACCTGGGCACCACCGAAGGCGCCCGCGCCGTCGACCACGGTTACCTGAGCCAGATCGCCCAAGCCGCCGATCGTCTTGGGTTCGGCGGCGTGCTGATCCCCACCGGGCGCTCCTGCGAGGACTCCTGGCTGGTGGCGGCGTCGCTGATCCCGGTGACCGAGCGCCTGAAGTTCCTGGTCGCCCTGCGCCCGGGGATCATTTCGCCGACCGTGGCGGCGCGTCAGGCAGCCACCCTGGACCGGCTGTCCAATGGCCGCGCGCTGTTCAATCTGGTGACCGGTGGTGACCCGGACGAACTGGCCGGCGACGGCCTGCACCTCAACCACCAGGAGCGCTATGAGGCGTCGGTGGAGTTCACTCGCATCTGGCGCAAGGTGCTCGAAGGCGAAGTGGTTGACTACGATGGCAAGCACCTCCAGGTGAAGGGCGCCAAGCTGCTCTATCCACCGATCCAGCAACCGCGCCCGCCGCTGTATTTCGGCGGCTCGTCCGACGCCGCCCAGGACCTGGCCGCCGAGCAGGTCGAGCTGTACCTGACCTGGGGCGAGCCGCCGGCCGCCGTGGCCGAGAAGATCGCCCAGGTGCGCGAGAAAGCCGCAGCCCTTGGCCGTGAAGTGCGCTTTGGTATCCGCCTGCATGTCATCGTGCGGGAAACCAACGAAGAGGCTTGGGCCGCCGCCGACAAGCTCATTTCGCACCTGGACGACGACACCATCGCCCGCGCGCAGGCTTCGCTGGCGCGTTTCGACTCGGTCGGCCAGCAACGCATGGCCGCCCTGCACGGCGGCAAGCGCGACAAGCTGGAGGTGGCGCCGAACCTGTGGGCCGGCGTTGGCCTGGTGCGTGGCGGTGCCGGCACCGCGCTGGTGGGCGATGGCCCGACCGTCGCGGCGCGGGTCAACGAGTATGCGCAGCTGGGGATCGACACCTTCATCTTCTCCGGTTACCCCCACCTGGAAGAGTCGTACCGTGTCGCCGAGCTGCTGTTCCCGCACCTGGACGTGCAGCGCCCGGAACAGCCGAAAACCGGTGGCTATGTCAGCCCGTTCGGTGAAATGGTCGCCAACGACATCCTGCCCAAGTCCGTGTCGCAGAGCTGA
- a CDS encoding TOBE domain-containing protein, with protein MTIKAINVRNQFKGTVKEILEGPVLSEIDVQTASGIVTSVITTRSVKELELQVGSEVIAFVKSTEVSIAKL; from the coding sequence ATGACCATCAAAGCCATCAACGTTCGCAACCAGTTCAAAGGCACCGTGAAGGAAATCCTCGAAGGCCCGGTACTGTCGGAAATCGACGTGCAGACCGCCTCCGGCATCGTCACCTCGGTGATCACTACCCGTTCCGTGAAGGAGCTGGAGTTGCAGGTGGGCAGCGAAGTGATCGCCTTCGTCAAATCGACCGAGGTGTCCATCGCCAAGCTCTGA
- a CDS encoding OprD family porin: MYKSSLALAVALGVLAQQAGAAGFIEDSKLSLSSRTMYFNNDNREAHGSVRPDQRESGQGFKLDYISGFTEGTVGFGVDAQALWGIRLDGGKGYHKGGFFPDDGKGAADQWARIGGNAKARFSKTEAHFGSALAPNLPILVSNDGRLLPQTFEGGTIQSKEIDNLTINAGQLTHAMGRASSNRTGLSVAGATAESNKFRYGGLDYKLTPDLTLQYYYSNLEDFYKQHFLGATHVFKIADNQSFKTDLRYFDSSSDGKNGHDATYNFSNNGGYAKNTGKIDNKTWSAMFTYTLGGHALMLGRQQVGDDGGFVWMGQGNLVNDSGTSEGAGGSSFYLFTDSMINQFARAGENTNFGQYSYDFAALGVPGLKASVAYLRGDDIRYKSGHGTYNEWERDARVDYTIQQGTFKGLGFSLRQGVYRGSGGSSNEFTKDQDQTRFIVNYTYAFM; this comes from the coding sequence ATGTACAAGTCCAGCCTGGCCCTGGCCGTGGCACTGGGGGTTCTCGCCCAACAAGCAGGCGCTGCAGGTTTCATCGAGGACAGCAAGCTGTCCCTGAGCTCGCGCACCATGTACTTCAACAACGACAACCGTGAGGCCCACGGCAGCGTCCGTCCGGACCAGCGTGAATCCGGCCAGGGCTTCAAGCTCGACTACATCTCGGGCTTCACCGAGGGTACCGTTGGTTTCGGCGTTGATGCCCAGGCCCTGTGGGGCATCCGTCTGGACGGCGGCAAGGGTTACCACAAAGGTGGTTTCTTCCCGGATGATGGCAAGGGTGCCGCGGACCAGTGGGCCCGCATCGGCGGCAACGCCAAGGCACGCTTCTCCAAGACCGAAGCGCACTTCGGTAGCGCCCTAGCCCCGAACCTGCCGATCCTGGTCTCCAACGACGGTCGTCTGCTGCCGCAGACCTTCGAGGGTGGCACCATCCAGTCGAAGGAAATCGACAACCTGACCATCAACGCCGGTCAGCTGACCCACGCCATGGGCCGTGCCTCGAGCAACCGCACTGGCCTGTCCGTTGCCGGCGCTACCGCCGAGAGCAACAAGTTCCGCTACGGTGGCCTGGACTACAAGCTCACTCCAGACCTGACCCTGCAGTACTACTACTCGAACCTGGAAGACTTCTACAAACAGCACTTCCTGGGCGCGACCCACGTCTTCAAGATCGCTGACAACCAGTCGTTCAAGACCGACCTGCGCTACTTCGACAGCAGCAGCGACGGCAAGAACGGCCACGACGCCACCTACAACTTCAGCAACAACGGCGGCTACGCCAAGAACACCGGCAAGATCGACAACAAGACCTGGTCGGCCATGTTCACCTACACCCTGGGTGGCCACGCGCTGATGCTCGGTCGCCAGCAAGTCGGCGACGACGGCGGCTTCGTCTGGATGGGCCAGGGCAACCTGGTCAACGACAGCGGCACCTCCGAAGGCGCTGGCGGTTCCAGCTTCTACCTGTTCACCGACAGCATGATCAACCAGTTCGCCCGTGCTGGCGAGAACACCAACTTCGGTCAGTACTCCTATGACTTCGCCGCCCTGGGCGTGCCGGGCCTGAAGGCTTCCGTCGCCTACCTGCGCGGTGACGACATTCGCTACAAGAGCGGCCACGGCACCTACAACGAGTGGGAGCGTGATGCTCGCGTCGACTACACCATCCAGCAAGGTACCTTCAAAGGCCTGGGCTTCAGCCTGCGCCAGGGCGTGTACCGTGGCAGCGGTGGCTCGAGCAACGAGTTCACCAAAGACCAGGACCAGACCCGCTTCATCGTCAACTACACTTACGCCTTCATGTAA